One segment of Glandiceps talaboti chromosome 21, keGlaTala1.1, whole genome shotgun sequence DNA contains the following:
- the LOC144451284 gene encoding sulfoquinovosidase-like, translating into MIRIVPIAIFILAYSVSVNSAFNVEYDASLNHLSVSVGATKLIEHTRDSPFLYVGNAAVGIDEHLGNFKIDQYLQERVALTDFTVDSPSSDHVITFSRNGEYLTKVKFGSDGNQENVVIFTETPTNINRYWIRLFAEVDEHVYGGGEQYSYFDLRGHNFPLWTREQGVGRNKSTLVTLLSNQNDGGGGAYHTTYYPEPTFVSSRKFYCHFDTTVYSVLDFRHPKFHEVEIWSGQPGKIYFDTAPTMLTLVQKVSAFLGRQPELPAWLHNGAVLGVQGGTDAMLGYIDQAKRHGVKISGMWIQDWSGRIKTSFGSRIFWNWKWNPEHYPNLDKEIKKLKDEGIAVLTYISPYLNKEGDLFKIADANGYFVKTPEGDTYVADFGEFYCGTIDLTNPDAWNWYKNDVIKKGMIGLGLSGWMADFSEYLPTKNVVFHSGESPEVLHNKWPVLWATLNRQAVEESGKLGEILFWMRAGYSGTQKHSTIMWAGDQFVDYSRGDGLPSVIPAALSLGVVGSGVTHFDIGGYTALFDYARSEELLLRSGEMSVFTPMMRTHEGNRPKVNWQYYSSEDTLWKFARLTQLHHALTEYTKATITENTKLGIPTVRPLFLHYENDPETYNIAYQYLYGRDLLVAPVCEANQENWELYLPKDNWVYLWNGTQLSGGRRIVVDAPLGYPPVFYRKDSQWTRTFQSLTHVTVHEEVSTSSWWMYAVAIVVTLIVYIFVTR; encoded by the exons ATGATCCGAATAGTGCCGATTGCCATCTTCATTCTCGCTTATTCAGTGAGTGTGAACAGCGCCTTCAACGTCGAGTATGATGCCAGTTTAAATCATTTATCTGTTTCTGTTGGTGCCACGAAGTTAATAGAGCATACTCGGGATTCTCCCTTCCTGTATGTTGGGAACGCAGCCGTTGGGATTGATGAACATTTGGGTAATTTTAAAATCGACCAGTATTTGCAAGAGAGGGTCGCACTCACTGACTTTACTGTCGATTCTCCATCATCGGATCATGTTATCACGTTTTCAAGGAATGGAGAATATCTG ACCAAAGTCAAATTCGGAAGTGATGGAAATCAGGagaatgttgtcatttttacgGAAACTCCGACAAATATCAATCGGTACTGGATTCGTTTATTTGCTGAAGTCGATGAACATGTATACGGTGGTGGTGAACAATACTCTTATTTCGACCTTAGAGGCCATAATTTTCCTTTGTGGACTCGAGAACAGGGTGTTGGACGCAATAAGAGCACGTTGGTTACACtgttatccaatcagaatgatgGCGGTGGTGGTGCCTATCACACTACCTACTACCCCGAACCCACCTTTGTGTCATCTCGAAAGTTTTACTGTCATTTTGACACAACCGTGTACTCTGTATTAGATTTTCGACACCCTAAGTTTCATGAAGTCGAAATATGGAGTGGTCAACCAGGAAAGATATATTTCGACACCGCGCCGACAATGCTCACATTGGTGCAAAAGGTGAGCGCGTTTCTTGGTAGACAACCTGAGCTCCCAGCCTGGCTTCATAACGGAGCCGTGTTAGGCGTACAGGGTGGTACGGATGCTATGCTTGGATACATCGACCAAGCTAAACGGCACGGTGTTAAAATCAGTGGAATGTGGATACAGGACTGGTCGGGTAGAATCAAAACATCCTTTGGGTCCCGAATTTTCTGGAATTGGAAATGGAATCCCGAACATTATCCCAATCTAGACAAGGAGATTAAGAAGCTGAAAGATGAAGGAATAGCAGTGTTGACTTACATCAGTCCCTATCTTAACAAAGAAGGAGATTTGTTCAAGATTGCTGACGCAAATGGATATTTCGTGAAGACCCCAGAGGGCGATACATACGTCGCTGACTTTGGAGAGTTCTATTGTGGCACCATAGATTTAACCAATCCCGATGCGTGGAATTGGTATaagaatgacgtcatcaaaaaGGGGATGATCGGGTTAGGGCTGTCAGGGTGGATGGCTGATTTTAGTGAATATCTACCAACAAAGAACGTTGTATTTCATAGTGGTGAGTCTCCAGAAGTTCTTCATAACAAATGGCCGGTACTATGGGCAACTTTGAACCGACAAGCAGTTGAGGAGAGTGGTAAGCTGGGTGAAATTCTCTTCTGGATGCGAGCTGGTTATTCCGGTACACAGAAACACAGTACGATAATGTGGGCTGGTGACCAGTTTGTTGATTACAGCCGAGGTGATGGTTTACCTTCAGTCATCCCTGCTGCATTGTCACTTGGCGTTGTAGGGAGTGGTGTAACACATTTCGACATCGGTGGCTATACCGCCCTCTTTGATTATGCTCGGTCGGAAGAACTGTTACTTCGGTCCGGTGAAATGTCGGTTTTCACCCCGATGATGAGAACACACGAAGGTAACAGACCGAAAGTGAACTGGCAGTATTACTCTAGCGAAGACACACTGTGGAAATTTGCTCGTTTGACACAACTACACCACGCATTGACTGAATACACCAAAGCGACTATAACTGAAAACACCAAACTTGGCATCCCGACAGTACGCCCTCTATTTCTTCACTATGAAAACGATCCAGAAACTtacaatattgcatatcaatacCTGTACGGCCGTGACCTATTGGTGGCGCCCGTCTGTGAGGCGAATCAGGAGAACTGGGAGCTGTACTTGCCCAAAGACAACTGGGTATACTTATGGAATGGTACACAACTCAGCGGCGGACGGAGAATTGTGGTGGACGCTCCACTAGGCTATCCACCCGTCTTCTATAGGAAAGATTCACAATGGACAAGAACTTTCCAATCACTGACACACG TGACAGTCCATGAGGAAGTATCAACTAGTTCTTGGTGGATGTATGCCGTTGCTATTGTTGTGACCTTAATTGTATACATTTTCGTTACACGGtag